A stretch of the Aegilops tauschii subsp. strangulata cultivar AL8/78 chromosome 4, Aet v6.0, whole genome shotgun sequence genome encodes the following:
- the LOC109782738 gene encoding transcription factor GHD7 has translation MSMSCGLCGPNNCPRLMVSPIHHHHHQEHQLREHQFFAQGNHHHQHHGAAADHPVPLPPANFDHRRTWTTPFHETAAAGSSISRLTLEVGAGGRHMAHLSSARAHIVPFYGGAFTNTISNEAIMTIDTEMMVGPAHYPTMQERAAKVMRYREKRKRRRYDKQIRYESRKAYAELRPRVNGRFVKVPEAMASPSSPASPYDPSKLHLGWLR, from the exons ATGTCCATGTCATGCGGTTTGTGCGGCCCCAACAACTGCCCGCGCCTCATGGTCTCGCCcattcatcatcaccatcatcaggAGCACCAGCTACGCGAGCACCAGTTCTTCGCCCAAGGCAACCACCACCACCAGCACCATGGCGCGGCAGCAGACCACCCAGTGCCACTGCCGCCAGCCAACTTCGACCACCGCAGAACATGGACCACACCATTTCATGAAACAGCAGCTGCAGGGAGCAGCATCAGCAGGCTCACGCTGGAGGTGGGCGCAGGCGGCCGACACATGGCTCACCTGTCATCGGCAAGAGCCCACATC GTGCCATTTTACGGAGGTGCATTCACAAACACTATTAGCAATGAAGCAATCATGACTATTGACACAGAGATGATGGTGGGGCCTGCCCATTATCCCACAATGCAGGAGAGAGCGGCGAAGGTGATGAGGTATAGGGAGAAGAGGAAGAGGCGGCGCTATGACAAGCAAATCCGATACGAGTCCAGAAAAGCTTACGCTGAGCTCCGACCACGGGTCAACGGTCGCTTCGTCAAGGTACCCGAAGCCATGGCATCGCCATCATCTCCAGCTTCGCCCTATGATCCTAGTAAACTTCATCTTGGATGGCTCCGGTAA